GCGACGTCGTTCAGGGCCTTGAGCAGCCTCCGCGCCAGGGCGTCGTTCTCCCGGAACGGGGCAGCGTTCGTGCGCGGCCGCGCGAAAGCGGCCGACCCCCACGCCGACGTCCAAGGTCCCACGGCGAACAGGTGGCGCCGCTCCGCGCCGTCGGGCCCCAGAATGCGCTGCTGCGCATCCACGGCCAGGCGCCCGGAGCTGCTGACACCGGCACGGGTGAGCACCTGCTTCTCCCGTCCCAGCCCACTGCTGCCGAGCTGCCAGAGAGCGGGATTCCGGGAACCCTCGACGGTCGGTTCGGGAAGGCGGGCCTCCACGAAGACCGAGACGCTCACCGTGTCCTCGCTGCCCGGGAGGGAGGCGACGAACCGGCCGTTCGACTCGTCCGGCGAGATCACGGCCCCGGGCCCGAGGAAGCGCAGGAACCCGCCGCGGTGCAGCGCGAGCATCTCCTCGAGCCGGTGCGGGGGCGGACCGGAGTCGATGAAGGAGAAGAAGCCGTGCCACCACTCGTTGATCTCGGCCAGCGCCGACGCGCTCAGCCGCTCCACGGGCACGAGCGTGCCCAGGGAGAAGTAGGCGTACAGGAAGCCGGTGAAGAGCGCGGTCTGCTCGCTGTGTGTGGGGTCGCTGCGCAGCCGGAGGTCCTCCTCGACATGCCGGAGCACCGCCGCCTCGCGGTCGGCCAGACTGCCGAGCGTAGGGTCCTGTCCCGTGCCGAGCGGCCGGTCGACCCGCTCGAAGTCCAACTGGTACGCCGGATCCGGGATGAAGTCGGCCAGCAGGCGCCGCTGTTCGACTGATCCCCACTCCACGGTGTCCAGTCGACGCTCGAAGGCGTCCCAGGGCCCGTCGACCCGCTCGGGCGAGGCCGTGAACAGCTCTTTGTAGTACGCGTGGGCTACATCCTTGGCCACGAGAGGCCAGAGATGCTCCCGGAACCCGATCTCGTCCACGGAGTTCAGCAGCGTCCCCACGGCCTCCTGAGTGAGGTAGCGGGTGCCGCTCGGGGCCGGGCCCCGGAGGGCGACCTGCGGCTTCGCGTGATACGGCACTCCGCGACGGGACCCTGCCCACAGCCGGGGTTCCCGTCCGGAGGGCACATAGTCGAAGCCGCCCCCGGCCCGGGGCGTGAAGCGCCCGCCACGGCCT
The nucleotide sequence above comes from Arthrobacter woluwensis. Encoded proteins:
- a CDS encoding FAD/NAD(P)-binding protein, coding for MSHRRPTLVMIGAGPRVAGVLERLAASAPELLRSPVDLHLVDPQEPGSGRVWRHSQYAGLLLNSMAQDITLFTDATVHCAGPRAEGPDLLAWAGLLTAGDLDDDGHPADPALEDPDLLAEAAALRTGSFPSRRLFGAYARWFLHRAVLRLAPRARVTVHRDTATAVHHDDAGYRVQLASGPALDADVVLYSLGHSDARPDARERTLTSFAERHGGLYLPPAYTADADYAGIAPGQDVLVSGMGLAFVDLVVLLFEGRGGRFTPRAGGGFDYVPSGREPRLWAGSRRGVPYHAKPQVALRGPAPSGTRYLTQEAVGTLLNSVDEIGFREHLWPLVAKDVAHAYYKELFTASPERVDGPWDAFERRLDTVEWGSVEQRRLLADFIPDPAYQLDFERVDRPLGTGQDPTLGSLADREAAVLRHVEEDLRLRSDPTHSEQTALFTGFLYAYFSLGTLVPVERLSASALAEINEWWHGFFSFIDSGPPPHRLEEMLALHRGGFLRFLGPGAVISPDESNGRFVASLPGSEDTVSVSVFVEARLPEPTVEGSRNPALWQLGSSGLGREKQVLTRAGVSSSGRLAVDAQQRILGPDGAERRHLFAVGPWTSAWGSAAFARPRTNAAPFRENDALARRLLKALNDVAAGGLTDSDAAPTPERLRA